The following coding sequences lie in one Arachis ipaensis cultivar K30076 chromosome B03, Araip1.1, whole genome shotgun sequence genomic window:
- the LOC107630638 gene encoding tetraspanin-2: MSGVSNNLTAILNFIAILASIPIIASGIWLASKPDNECIHNFRWPIVLIGFLILVVALAGFVGAYWNKQGLLAVYLFFMALLIAALLVVLVFAFVVTRPDGSYDVPGRAYKEYSLQGYSSWLRNHLTTSGSWQNIRTCLADSDVCIKLAQNYITADQFFASHISPLQSGCCKPPTSCGFNYVSPIMWTNPVNQMADPDCYAWNNDLSQLCYNCNACKAGLLGNLRQEWRKANIILIVAVVVLIWVYVIACSAFKNAQTEDLFNRYKQGWV; this comes from the exons ATGAGTGGTGTAAGCAACAACCTAACAGCAATACTGAACTTCATAGCAATATTGGCGTCGATTCCAATAATAGCCTCGGGGATATGGCTGGCATCAAAGCCGGACAACGAGTGCATCCACAATTTCCGGTGGCCAATAGTATTAATCGGGTTCCTGATCCTTGTGGTGGCACTGGCAGGCTTCGTGGGTGCCTACTGGAACAAGCAGGGTTTGTTGGCCGTTTACCTCTTCTTCATGGCGCTCCTCATCGCTGCACTCCTTGTTGTGCTTGTGTTTGCTTTTGTGGTTACAAGACCCGATGGAAGCTATGACGTTCCCGGAAGAGCCTACAAGGAGTACAGCCTTCAAGGCTACTCTTCTTGGTTGAGGAATCATCTCACCACTTCCGGGAGTTGGCAGAACATAAGGACCTGTTTGGCTGATTCTGATGTATGCATTAAGCTTGCACAGAACTACATTACTGCTGACCAGTTCTTCGCCTCTCACATCTCTCCTTTACAG TCAGGGTGTTGCAAACCTCCGACATCATGCGGGTTCAACTATGTGAGCCCCATCATGTGGACAAACCCTGTGAATCAGATGGCTGATCCTGATTGCTACGCTTGGAACAATGATCTGAGCCAACTCTGCTACAATTGCAACGCCTGTAAGGCTGGTCTGCTTGGGAACCTTAGACAAGAATGGAGGAAAGCAAACATAATATTGATTGTCGCTGTGGTGGTTCTCATTTGGGTCTATGTCATTGCCTGCAGTGCCTTCAAGAATGCTCAGACTGAAGACCTCTTCAACCGTTACAAACAGGGCTGGGTTTGA